From Neobacillus sp. PS2-9, the proteins below share one genomic window:
- a CDS encoding cold-shock protein, whose product MAFGRKNDEEIKLEETKIWECTSDACKCWIRDNFKSTEVPLCPICKSEMRQTTKELQVIHNHSKNFM is encoded by the coding sequence TTGGCATTTGGTAGAAAAAATGATGAAGAAATAAAATTAGAAGAAACGAAAATTTGGGAATGTACTTCTGATGCTTGTAAATGTTGGATTCGCGACAATTTTAAGAGTACTGAAGTACCCCTCTGTCCTATTTGTAAAAGTGAAATGAGACAAACGACGAAAGAACTACAGGTAATTCATAACCATAGTAAAAATTTTATGTGA
- a CDS encoding DUF6509 family protein: MIPLNITGHEVEKLEDPFGLLSGDRYEFFIELDVEEEDELYSEKGVGLKVIYVSDENGDKITNYYFYERESEKVLDFELEEDEEELVLAYCRENAVE; the protein is encoded by the coding sequence ATGATTCCCTTGAATATTACAGGTCATGAAGTTGAAAAACTTGAAGATCCATTTGGTTTACTTTCAGGTGACCGATATGAATTTTTTATAGAACTTGATGTGGAAGAAGAGGACGAGCTATATTCCGAGAAGGGAGTAGGGTTAAAAGTAATTTACGTTTCTGATGAAAATGGAGACAAGATTACTAATTATTATTTCTATGAGCGCGAAAGTGAAAAAGTTCTTGATTTCGAACTGGAAGAAGACGAAGAAGAGCTTGTCTTAGCTTATTGTAGAGAAAACGCTGTAGAATAA
- a CDS encoding molecular chaperone TorD family protein: MANMAASVHMELLQPLLKSRKNFYQLLHLLFQMPTSGIKYFEIRDKGNLQELEEIHEGGKILSDFFQHLPNKYLEKEREEYQRLFIGPGPLPAPPWESYYRSKEQLLFEEWTYQVREQYHQIGLKYVRENNEPDDHLLLELEFMINLIDLCLLETQYDRFIELISSQHQFLEKHLTVWIPYFCKRVIQTTNSQLFLGAAMLLDDFINDDLTTLYEMKEALADV; the protein is encoded by the coding sequence ATGGCTAACATGGCCGCGTCAGTACATATGGAGTTGTTACAGCCTCTATTAAAGTCTAGAAAGAATTTTTATCAACTGCTTCATTTATTATTTCAAATGCCAACTAGTGGTATTAAATATTTTGAGATTCGCGATAAAGGCAATTTACAAGAATTAGAAGAAATTCATGAGGGCGGTAAAATATTAAGTGATTTTTTTCAACATCTACCCAACAAGTATCTCGAGAAAGAGCGAGAAGAATATCAACGCCTTTTCATTGGGCCGGGACCATTACCTGCGCCACCATGGGAGTCATATTATCGGAGTAAAGAGCAACTCCTATTTGAGGAATGGACCTATCAAGTTAGAGAACAATATCATCAAATTGGACTCAAATATGTGAGAGAAAATAATGAGCCAGATGATCATTTATTACTAGAATTGGAGTTTATGATTAATCTTATTGATTTATGCTTGTTGGAAACCCAGTATGATCGGTTTATTGAATTAATTTCTAGTCAACACCAGTTTCTTGAAAAACATTTAACAGTTTGGATTCCATACTTTTGTAAACGAGTAATTCAAACTACCAATAGTCAATTATTTTTAGGAGCAGCCATGCTCCTTGATGATTTTATCAATGATGACTTAACAACTTTATATGAGATGAAGGAGGCATTAGCCGATGTCTGA
- a CDS encoding DMSO/selenate family reductase complex A subunit: MSENGHISKLLKNKMQRRTFLKWSSTIGIPVIAGGVGTKLLVERQQKEEVSSAKVEEKIVSTCSINNCGGRCVIKAHVKDGVVVRVTTDTQESGDLSTLPLRACVRGRNYRSLLYHPDRLKYPMKRVGKRGEGKFERISWEEAIETIATEVKRIGDHYGPESRYVNYASGQSWGLHGGKNAARKLLSLTGGFLNYRNDYSSGAGNVATPYTYGTNNSGSSFDSLLHSKYIILWGQNPSEMIFSTPYREYLMQAKKNGAKIIVIDPRYTDTAIAFADEWIPILPTTDNAMMDAMGYVIITENLHDHEFLDKYCLGFDDSHMPDGIPKGESLKNYLLGIKDGVPKTPEWAEKICRVPAEKIREIARNYANIKPAALIQGWAAQRQAYGEQFMRGGAQLACLTGNVGKLGGWAAGTGYWSRSDIVYPFSFENPVKASIPCFLWTKAVEKGIKMTAEDGLEGVERLTSNIKCIFNMAGNMLINQHSDINKTSALLEDESKVEFIVVSDLFMTPSAKFADILLPGTTFFERWDIGVPWCFGDYVILGERTIDPLYECRDEYDVFAEVAEKLGIKDKFTEGKTTFDLVKESVERTKKELDPNFPSFEEFRDKGVHHFKFDEPLVGFKEQIDNIEKQPFETPSGKIELFSKALWDMNQHDEIPAIAKYIPSWEGPEDPLTEKYPLQLIGWHYKRRCHSTYDNQSWLEEAAKQEMWMNPLDAEKRGMKNGDRAKVFNERGTLVIDVKVTPRITPGVIGIPQGAWYTPDKDGLDQRGSLNVLTSQRPTPLAKANPQQTNLVEVKKA; the protein is encoded by the coding sequence ATGTCTGAAAATGGCCATATTAGCAAACTTCTAAAAAATAAAATGCAGAGAAGAACATTTTTAAAATGGTCTAGTACAATTGGAATTCCTGTTATAGCTGGAGGAGTAGGTACCAAGTTGTTAGTGGAGCGCCAACAAAAAGAGGAAGTATCAAGTGCAAAAGTAGAAGAAAAGATTGTTTCTACCTGCAGTATTAATAATTGCGGCGGACGCTGTGTCATTAAGGCGCATGTGAAAGATGGCGTAGTTGTTAGGGTCACCACGGACACGCAGGAAAGTGGTGACTTGTCCACCCTTCCATTACGGGCTTGCGTTAGGGGAAGAAATTACCGGAGTTTGTTGTACCATCCAGACCGCTTAAAATATCCGATGAAGCGAGTTGGAAAAAGAGGAGAAGGAAAATTTGAAAGAATCTCCTGGGAGGAAGCAATCGAAACCATTGCAACTGAAGTGAAACGAATTGGCGACCATTACGGTCCAGAGTCTAGATATGTAAACTATGCATCCGGTCAGAGCTGGGGGTTACATGGAGGTAAAAATGCAGCCAGAAAGCTTTTATCACTTACTGGTGGCTTTTTAAATTACCGTAATGATTATAGTTCAGGGGCAGGAAATGTAGCAACCCCATACACATATGGTACAAACAATTCAGGCAGCAGTTTTGATTCACTCTTACACTCTAAATATATTATTCTGTGGGGACAAAATCCTTCCGAAATGATATTTTCAACCCCTTATAGGGAGTATTTGATGCAGGCAAAAAAAAATGGGGCAAAAATTATTGTTATTGATCCTAGATATACAGATACTGCTATAGCGTTCGCGGATGAATGGATTCCCATTCTCCCTACAACTGATAATGCCATGATGGATGCAATGGGTTATGTAATTATAACCGAAAACCTACATGATCATGAATTCCTAGATAAATATTGTCTTGGGTTTGATGACAGTCACATGCCAGATGGTATACCAAAAGGGGAATCTTTAAAGAATTATCTGTTAGGTATAAAAGATGGTGTCCCTAAAACACCGGAGTGGGCAGAAAAGATTTGTCGCGTGCCTGCCGAAAAAATCAGGGAAATTGCTCGTAACTATGCCAACATAAAGCCTGCAGCGCTTATACAAGGATGGGCAGCACAACGTCAGGCATATGGTGAACAGTTTATGAGGGGGGGAGCACAGCTAGCTTGTCTAACTGGAAATGTTGGTAAGTTAGGTGGTTGGGCTGCAGGAACTGGGTATTGGAGTCGATCGGATATTGTGTATCCCTTTTCGTTTGAGAATCCAGTAAAAGCCTCCATTCCCTGTTTCTTATGGACAAAGGCAGTTGAAAAAGGAATTAAAATGACAGCAGAGGATGGATTAGAAGGTGTTGAACGGCTAACGTCCAATATCAAATGTATCTTTAACATGGCTGGAAATATGTTAATCAATCAACATTCAGATATTAATAAAACAAGTGCTTTATTGGAAGATGAAAGCAAAGTGGAATTTATTGTTGTAAGTGATCTATTTATGACTCCAAGTGCGAAGTTTGCTGATATTTTATTACCTGGAACCACCTTTTTTGAACGTTGGGATATAGGGGTCCCATGGTGCTTTGGAGATTATGTAATCCTTGGTGAAAGGACAATCGATCCTTTATATGAATGTCGAGATGAATATGATGTATTTGCTGAAGTGGCAGAAAAGTTAGGGATCAAAGATAAATTCACCGAGGGAAAAACCACCTTTGATCTGGTGAAAGAAAGTGTGGAAAGAACAAAAAAAGAGCTAGATCCAAATTTCCCTAGTTTTGAAGAGTTTAGAGATAAAGGAGTGCATCACTTTAAGTTTGACGAACCACTTGTTGGCTTCAAAGAACAAATTGATAACATTGAAAAACAGCCATTTGAAACTCCTTCAGGAAAAATTGAATTATTTTCAAAGGCATTATGGGATATGAATCAGCATGATGAGATTCCTGCCATAGCAAAATATATTCCTTCATGGGAAGGTCCAGAAGATCCATTAACAGAAAAGTATCCTTTACAGTTAATTGGCTGGCATTATAAACGAAGATGCCACTCCACCTATGATAACCAATCATGGCTAGAGGAAGCTGCAAAGCAGGAAATGTGGATGAATCCTTTGGATGCGGAGAAACGTGGAATGAAAAACGGAGACCGTGCAAAGGTGTTCAATGAGCGAGGGACCTTGGTAATTGATGTAAAGGTTACTCCACGTATAACTCCAGGTGTAATAGGAATTCCTCAAGGGGCATGGTACACACCTGATAAAGATGGATTGGATCAACGGGGGTCATTAAATGTTCTTACATCTCAGAGGCCAACGCCACTTGCAAAAGCAAACCCGCAACAAACCAACCTTGTTGAAGTGAAGAAAGCATAA
- a CDS encoding DMSO/selenate family reductase complex B subunit: MAQLGFYINQSLCTGCKACSVSCKDKNNLDVGINFRRVYSYENGSFIQQQSKGLVQNVQAYYYSIACNHCTNPKCIPSCPTGAITKNKESGVVTIDQKVCQGAQLCVKACPYGAPQYNSKEFKSDKCDFCMNLQEKGEEPVCVSTCPMRAIEFGPVEKLRKKYGSISQIKGMPKASITHPNIVITPHKDAKL; this comes from the coding sequence TTGGCTCAATTAGGATTTTATATAAATCAAAGTCTTTGTACGGGGTGTAAAGCCTGTAGTGTCTCCTGTAAGGATAAAAACAATCTTGATGTTGGTATTAACTTCCGAAGAGTATACTCCTATGAAAACGGCAGCTTTATACAACAGCAAAGCAAGGGGCTGGTTCAAAACGTACAAGCCTATTATTATTCTATTGCTTGTAATCATTGTACAAATCCAAAGTGCATCCCAAGCTGTCCTACGGGGGCCATTACGAAGAATAAAGAATCTGGAGTTGTAACGATTGATCAAAAGGTTTGCCAAGGTGCTCAATTATGTGTAAAAGCATGCCCATATGGAGCTCCACAATATAATTCAAAAGAATTTAAATCTGATAAATGTGATTTTTGCATGAATCTTCAAGAAAAAGGTGAGGAACCTGTTTGTGTTTCCACTTGTCCGATGAGAGCTATTGAATTTGGCCCCGTAGAAAAGCTACGGAAAAAGTATGGAAGTATAAGTCAAATAAAAGGCATGCCGAAAGCGTCAATTACCCACCCAAATATTGTGATTACACCTCACAAGGATGCCAAATTGTAG
- a CDS encoding 4Fe-4S binding protein, with product MSLIIHLLESMHMDLKITENCSRQSNLHSTCTFCVEACTKGALFLNLQSIEINLEGCNSCGECVIACPLSAIEGIVDSRDFFKGSLLYNESYTPTVKELLIYLKRGVKSIQTQNLPLNDPWKRVLTETNKALEVVGEPVIEVVQKAQEEEKFSRRSFFTSLQREGKQLAKSMAPASWKLEVNQWKLANYYPEYQFYTILMDRKKCTLCQACITFCTQEVFQIINQTLQLNHQKCVGCTACSDICSEDAIHIRTEVKKMNVENVGLYSKSCLNCGQSFVTFHPETLKCHVCKDRDPSWLSPYQ from the coding sequence ATGTCTCTAATCATTCATCTGCTTGAAAGTATGCATATGGATTTGAAGATAACGGAGAACTGTTCAAGACAAAGTAATCTTCACTCAACGTGCACTTTTTGTGTAGAGGCATGTACAAAGGGGGCACTATTTCTTAATCTACAATCAATAGAAATAAATCTTGAAGGATGTAACTCCTGTGGAGAGTGTGTGATTGCTTGTCCATTATCAGCAATCGAAGGAATTGTCGATTCAAGAGATTTTTTTAAAGGGTCACTACTATATAACGAAAGCTACACCCCGACCGTAAAAGAATTATTAATATATTTAAAAAGGGGAGTAAAGAGCATACAGACTCAAAATTTACCACTGAATGACCCGTGGAAAAGGGTACTAACTGAAACAAATAAGGCTCTAGAAGTTGTGGGTGAACCTGTAATAGAGGTTGTTCAAAAGGCACAAGAAGAGGAGAAGTTTTCGAGAAGGTCCTTTTTTACCTCTTTGCAACGAGAAGGGAAGCAGTTAGCAAAAAGTATGGCACCAGCATCCTGGAAACTGGAAGTGAATCAGTGGAAACTTGCAAACTATTACCCTGAATATCAATTTTACACCATCCTGATGGATAGAAAAAAATGTACACTTTGCCAAGCTTGTATTACGTTTTGTACCCAAGAGGTATTCCAAATTATCAATCAAACGCTGCAATTAAACCATCAAAAATGTGTAGGATGTACGGCATGTAGTGATATTTGTTCGGAGGATGCTATTCACATTAGAACAGAAGTAAAGAAAATGAATGTGGAGAATGTAGGGCTTTATTCAAAAAGCTGTTTAAATTGTGGACAGTCTTTTGTTACCTTTCACCCTGAAACCTTGAAATGTCATGTGTGTAAGGATAGAGACCCTTCATGGTTAAGTCCATATCAATAA
- a CDS encoding DeoR/GlpR family DNA-binding transcription regulator codes for MLTPERHRIILQLLKEKSIVKIQEVMDLTKSSESTIRRDFSLLEEQRFLKRIHGGASRLQGKLQEPSMIEKSFKNLQEKRQIAKYAAGLVEEGDTIYLDAGTTVREMIEFLPNKNIVVVTNGLMHLSPLLNKGISTYLIGGLIKPNTNAFIGRGALASLDLYRFDKCFMGINGIHPQLGFTTPDQEEAMVKQKAISLSREAYILADHTKFAEISFAKIADIHEAAIITNDLEDETQEQYRNKTSIKVVTA; via the coding sequence GTGTTAACACCAGAACGGCATCGAATTATTCTTCAATTATTAAAAGAAAAAAGCATTGTTAAAATTCAAGAGGTAATGGACCTGACAAAGTCCTCCGAATCAACAATCCGAAGAGATTTTTCTCTGCTAGAAGAACAACGGTTCCTAAAAAGAATTCATGGAGGAGCGTCAAGATTACAAGGCAAGCTTCAAGAACCAAGCATGATTGAGAAATCTTTCAAAAACCTTCAAGAAAAACGACAGATTGCAAAATATGCAGCTGGGTTAGTCGAAGAAGGGGACACTATTTATTTGGATGCAGGTACAACAGTAAGGGAAATGATTGAATTTTTACCTAATAAAAATATTGTCGTTGTAACAAACGGACTAATGCACTTATCACCGTTACTTAATAAAGGGATCTCTACTTACTTGATTGGTGGACTAATAAAGCCGAATACCAATGCTTTCATTGGAAGAGGTGCTTTAGCGAGTCTCGATCTCTATCGTTTTGATAAATGCTTTATGGGGATTAATGGTATACACCCACAGCTTGGCTTCACCACTCCTGACCAGGAAGAGGCAATGGTAAAGCAAAAGGCAATATCACTTTCAAGAGAGGCCTATATATTAGCAGATCATACAAAGTTTGCTGAGATATCGTTTGCGAAAATTGCTGATATACATGAAGCAGCTATTATAACCAATGATTTAGAAGATGAAACTCAGGAGCAATATCGAAATAAAACTTCAATAAAGGTAGTGACAGCATGA
- the pfkB gene encoding 1-phosphofructokinase has translation MIYTLTLNPSVDYIVQLESFQLGELNRTVSEAKFPGGKGINVSRVLKQFQTKSKALGFIGGFTGTYIDQFLKREEIETDFVEVSEDTRINIKLKTGKESEINAKGPNISEDAFELLKSQIEKLDSTDLLVLAGSIPSSLPKTTYEEIVKICKENGAQFVVDAEGDLLKKVLSYRPFLIKPNHHELGELFNTVISSVEEVVPYGKKLVDLGAKNVIVSLAGDGAVLINKDTVLFAEVPKGVVKNSVGAGDSMVAGFLAAYQSTSNIEEAFRYSVASGSATAFSLGLCTKEIVEELLPQVYIREIK, from the coding sequence ATGATTTACACATTAACTTTAAATCCATCAGTTGACTATATTGTTCAACTTGAAAGCTTTCAACTTGGTGAATTGAACCGTACAGTAAGTGAAGCTAAGTTTCCAGGTGGGAAGGGAATAAATGTTTCTAGGGTTTTAAAACAATTTCAGACTAAAAGTAAAGCACTTGGTTTTATTGGTGGATTTACTGGTACCTACATTGACCAATTTCTTAAAAGAGAAGAAATTGAAACGGATTTTGTTGAGGTGTCAGAAGATACTCGAATTAATATCAAGCTAAAAACAGGGAAAGAATCAGAAATTAATGCAAAAGGACCAAACATATCAGAAGATGCTTTCGAACTTTTGAAGTCCCAGATTGAAAAACTGGATTCGACAGATTTGTTGGTATTGGCTGGAAGCATCCCTTCCTCCTTACCAAAAACCACATATGAAGAAATAGTTAAAATCTGTAAAGAAAATGGGGCTCAATTTGTTGTTGATGCGGAAGGAGATCTTTTGAAAAAAGTCCTATCCTATCGACCATTCCTAATTAAACCTAATCACCACGAGTTGGGTGAACTGTTTAATACAGTGATTTCAAGCGTGGAGGAAGTCGTGCCCTATGGAAAAAAACTAGTAGATTTGGGTGCAAAGAATGTAATTGTTTCTCTTGCAGGAGATGGAGCAGTTCTGATCAATAAGGATACTGTTTTATTTGCAGAGGTACCAAAAGGGGTTGTGAAGAACTCAGTTGGTGCCGGGGATTCCATGGTGGCAGGATTTTTAGCTGCCTATCAATCTACTTCAAATATTGAAGAGGCATTTCGCTATAGTGTTGCTTCAGGAAGTGCAACCGCATTTTCATTAGGACTTTGTACAAAGGAAATAGTTGAAGAACTACTTCCACAAGTTTATATAAGAGAGATAAAGTAG
- a CDS encoding fructose-specific PTS transporter subunit EIIC: MKITELLSKNTILLNIEGNQKEETINQLVDILLKADKISDASEFKAAILKREEQSTTGIGDGIAIPHAKTKVVKEAAIVFGKSASGVNYESLDGKPAHLFFMIAAPEGANNTHLEALAKLSGLLMKAEVRYELLKATTPEEIIETINRYDKEDKEEKKETNTPNKKHFIVAVTGCPTGIAHTYMAADSLKAKAAEMGVDIKVETNGSGGAKNVLTSEEIKQATAVIIAADINVEMERFKGKHVIQAAVAEGIRRPQQIIDLALKQDAPIYHGNGNKSNQESEKKGSRTGFYKHLMNGVSNMLPFVVGGGILIAICFMFGYNSFKPDDPSYNQISEALMTIGGGNAFGLIVPVLAGFIALSIADRPGFAPGMVGGMMAASGGAGFLGGLVAGFLAGYVVLLLKKMFSGLPRSLEGIKSILLYPLFGIAITGFIMLYVVNKPVAWLNGTIADWLTGLGTGNAVLLGIVLGLMMSFDMGGPVNKAAYVFGTGLLASGVYGPMAAIMAAGMVPPLAIAIATTLFKNKFNDQDRDAGKACYVMGLSFITEGAIPFAAADPLRVIPSVMAGSAIAGALSMAFGIGLRAPHGGIFVVPLVEGGALLYALAIIIGSIVAALLIGFLKKPIK; this comes from the coding sequence ATGAAAATTACCGAATTGTTATCAAAAAATACGATTCTATTAAATATTGAAGGGAATCAAAAAGAAGAAACGATTAACCAGCTTGTTGATATTTTATTAAAAGCAGATAAAATATCAGACGCTTCTGAATTTAAAGCAGCTATTCTAAAACGCGAAGAGCAAAGCACCACAGGAATTGGTGATGGAATTGCCATTCCGCATGCCAAAACTAAAGTTGTGAAGGAAGCCGCTATTGTATTTGGTAAATCGGCTTCTGGTGTTAATTATGAATCACTTGATGGGAAACCTGCACATTTATTCTTTATGATTGCTGCCCCTGAAGGTGCAAATAATACACATTTAGAAGCATTAGCAAAGCTTTCTGGATTATTAATGAAAGCTGAAGTGCGTTACGAACTTTTAAAGGCAACGACACCGGAAGAAATTATTGAAACAATTAATCGATATGATAAAGAGGATAAAGAAGAAAAGAAAGAAACAAATACCCCTAATAAGAAGCACTTCATTGTAGCTGTTACGGGGTGCCCAACAGGGATCGCCCATACGTATATGGCAGCTGATTCATTAAAAGCAAAAGCTGCTGAGATGGGTGTAGATATTAAAGTAGAGACAAATGGTTCAGGCGGAGCAAAAAATGTCCTTACAAGTGAGGAAATTAAGCAGGCTACGGCTGTCATTATTGCTGCAGATATCAATGTAGAAATGGAACGTTTTAAAGGCAAGCACGTTATACAAGCAGCTGTTGCTGAGGGGATCCGTCGTCCACAGCAAATAATTGATCTGGCATTGAAACAAGATGCGCCTATCTATCATGGAAATGGGAATAAAAGTAATCAAGAATCTGAGAAAAAAGGTTCACGTACTGGATTTTACAAGCACCTAATGAACGGTGTTTCTAATATGCTACCATTTGTTGTGGGTGGTGGGATTTTAATTGCCATCTGCTTCATGTTTGGGTATAACTCATTTAAGCCGGATGATCCATCTTATAACCAGATCTCTGAGGCATTAATGACCATTGGTGGTGGGAATGCTTTTGGGTTAATAGTCCCAGTTCTTGCAGGGTTTATTGCACTTAGCATAGCTGATCGTCCAGGCTTTGCTCCAGGTATGGTTGGCGGAATGATGGCTGCAAGTGGCGGAGCGGGTTTTCTAGGCGGTTTAGTAGCCGGTTTTCTAGCAGGCTATGTCGTTCTTCTTCTAAAGAAAATGTTTTCGGGGCTTCCGCGCTCATTGGAAGGCATAAAAAGTATTTTGCTTTACCCTCTTTTTGGTATTGCGATTACAGGATTTATCATGCTATATGTCGTAAATAAACCAGTTGCATGGTTAAATGGAACGATTGCAGATTGGTTAACAGGTCTAGGAACAGGAAATGCAGTTTTATTAGGAATTGTGTTGGGGCTTATGATGTCCTTTGATATGGGCGGCCCAGTAAATAAAGCAGCATATGTTTTTGGAACTGGTTTATTGGCAAGTGGTGTTTATGGGCCAATGGCAGCAATAATGGCAGCTGGAATGGTACCACCATTAGCGATTGCCATTGCGACGACCTTATTTAAAAATAAATTTAATGATCAAGATAGAGATGCTGGAAAAGCATGTTATGTAATGGGATTATCTTTCATTACAGAAGGAGCTATTCCATTTGCAGCAGCTGATCCGCTTCGAGTCATCCCTTCTGTAATGGCTGGTTCAGCCATTGCAGGTGCGCTTTCAATGGCTTTTGGTATAGGACTACGTGCACCACACGGAGGAATATTCGTTGTCCCATTGGTGGAAGGTGGCGCACTACTTTATGCACTTGCAATTATTATTGGGTCAATTGTAGCAGCACTATTGATTGGCTTCCTTAAGAAACCAATTAAATAA
- a CDS encoding MFS transporter, whose amino-acid sequence MEHIEHLCQNPTADKKKAAAGKKGSSEVSNQKWAIISMSSIPLVMTLGNSMLIPVLPSMEKKLSISSFQTSMIITVYSIVAIFLIPVAGYLSDHIGRKKVIIPSLIIAGIGGIISGWAAWKLDSAYWLILLGRALQGAGAAGAAPIVLPLVGDMFKNEDDVSSCLGLIETANTFGKVLSPILGAFLAGFIWFLPFFSIPVFCAISVIMMLLLVKCPKTTEKPIPFKQFFINVKKTFTEKGRWLYAIFFIGGILMLVLFGILFYLSEVFEKEYDIKDIKKGFFLALPLGALCLSSFISGKVIKKNKVLMKWLTFIGILAAAISIAALWFSINLWYMLLMFLISGIGIGISLPCLDALITEGIEKEERGTISSIYSSMRFIGVAAGPPIIALLLKQSSHWIFILLSSLSILAALVALMFIKPQSEAQS is encoded by the coding sequence ATGGAACATATTGAACATTTGTGCCAAAACCCAACAGCTGATAAAAAGAAAGCAGCAGCTGGAAAAAAGGGATCCAGTGAGGTATCAAACCAAAAGTGGGCAATCATCTCAATGTCGTCTATTCCTTTGGTTATGACCTTAGGAAATTCAATGTTGATTCCTGTATTACCTTCAATGGAAAAAAAATTATCGATTTCGTCCTTTCAAACAAGTATGATTATTACGGTTTATTCTATTGTGGCGATTTTTTTAATACCTGTTGCAGGTTATTTATCTGATCATATTGGAAGAAAAAAAGTTATCATACCGAGCCTTATTATTGCGGGAATAGGCGGCATTATCTCTGGTTGGGCTGCTTGGAAATTAGATTCTGCCTATTGGTTAATTTTACTTGGCCGTGCACTTCAAGGGGCTGGAGCAGCAGGAGCAGCACCAATTGTCCTTCCTCTTGTCGGCGATATGTTTAAAAACGAAGATGATGTGAGTAGTTGTTTAGGACTAATTGAAACCGCTAATACCTTCGGCAAGGTACTTAGTCCCATTTTAGGAGCGTTTCTTGCTGGTTTTATTTGGTTTCTTCCCTTCTTCTCCATCCCAGTATTTTGTGCTATATCTGTTATTATGATGTTATTACTGGTTAAATGTCCTAAAACTACAGAGAAACCGATACCCTTCAAACAATTCTTTATCAATGTAAAAAAAACCTTTACGGAAAAAGGCCGTTGGCTTTATGCCATCTTTTTTATTGGAGGCATTCTTATGCTCGTTCTTTTCGGGATCTTATTTTATCTCTCAGAGGTCTTTGAAAAGGAGTATGACATTAAGGATATTAAAAAGGGCTTTTTTTTAGCCTTGCCCCTTGGGGCTCTTTGTTTGTCATCGTTTATTAGCGGGAAGGTAATTAAAAAAAATAAAGTCTTAATGAAATGGCTGACCTTCATCGGGATCTTAGCTGCAGCTATTTCCATTGCAGCGCTATGGTTTTCAATAAACCTATGGTATATGCTCTTGATGTTCTTAATAAGTGGAATAGGAATTGGGATCAGTCTTCCTTGTCTCGATGCTCTAATTACTGAAGGAATTGAAAAAGAAGAACGGGGTACGATTTCCTCAATTTACAGTTCGATGAGATTTATTGGAGTCGCTGCTGGTCCCCCAATTATTGCGTTATTGTTAAAGCAATCAAGTCATTGGATATTTATATTATTAAGCAGCTTAAGTATTTTGGCTGCACTTGTAGCTCTAATGTTTATTAAACCTCAATCAGAAGCTCAGAGTTGA